In Mytilus edulis chromosome 6, xbMytEdul2.2, whole genome shotgun sequence, the following proteins share a genomic window:
- the LOC139526506 gene encoding uncharacterized protein translates to MAKTKITIRKKEQWKCGFCPTSFECKEERDKHLTSCANERLFCTESGCFYHTDKSKNLLRHMKCKHQKDDDSESAKEESTSKSKELLSDSSESESEDDWKSQDPGDILGQDSDKNECSEQEEKKDTGLKAPENKKDDNMMTSKLVERTVVCNNELGRIIKQKTTPDFQG, encoded by the coding sequence atggcaaaaacaaaaattactattagaaaaaaagaacagTGGAAATGTGGATTTTGTCCAACGTCATTTGAGTGTAAAGAAGAAAGGGATAAACATCTGACTTCCTGTGCAAATGAAAGATTGTTTTGTACTGAAAGTGGTTGTTTTTATCATACAGACAAGTCGAAGAACTTGCTAAGACATATGAAATGCAAGCATCAGAAAGACGATGATAGTGAGAGTGCTAAAGAAGAAAGTACTAGCAAGAGTAAAGAACTGCTCAGTGATTCATCAGAGTCCGAGTCAGAGGATGATTGGAAAAGTCAAGATCCAGGTGACATACTTGGACAAGACAGTGATAAAAATGAATGCAGTGAACAAGAAGAAAAGAAGGATACAGGGTTAAAAGCGCCTGAAAATAAGAAAGATGACAACATGATGACAAGTAAACTAGTTGAACGTACTGTTGTTTGCAACAACGAATTAGGACggataataaaacaaaagactACGCCCGACTTCCAGGGGTGA